The proteins below are encoded in one region of Tiliqua scincoides isolate rTilSci1 chromosome 7, rTilSci1.hap2, whole genome shotgun sequence:
- the UCMA gene encoding unique cartilage matrix-associated protein, with the protein MNWKQVLLLACLAMFVLLIVLERGDSVAVTSKKAVDGDRNQESLKKRVFMQGSDASNFFKKRGKRSTKSRDELNAETRQMLAADEQRREYYEEQRNEFENFVEEERDEQDERSREQIEQWREYHYDGLYPPYLYNRHVV; encoded by the exons ATGAACTGGAAGCAAGTACTGCTTCTTGCCTGTCTGGCAATGTTTGTCCTCCTCATTG TTCTTGAAAGAGGCGACTCTGTGGCTGTGACTTCTAAGAAAGCAGTGGATGGAGATCGGAACCAGGAAA gtttgaaaAAGAGAGTTTTCATGCAGGGATCAGACGCGTCGAACTTTTTCAAGAAGCGAGGCAAAAGATCCACCAAGTCCAGAGACGAGCTGAATG CGGAGACCCGCCAGATGCTGGCTGCCGATGAACAAAGGAGGGAATACTATGAAGAGCAGAGGAATGAGTTTGAGAACTTTGTGGAGGAGGAGCGCGACG AACAGGATGAGAGAAGCCGAGAACAGATCGAGCAGTGGCGTGAATACCATTACGATGGACTCTACCCCCCTTACCTATATAATCGCCACGTTGTCTAG